One Xiphophorus maculatus strain JP 163 A chromosome 9, X_maculatus-5.0-male, whole genome shotgun sequence DNA segment encodes these proteins:
- the LOC102217142 gene encoding sphingosine 1-phosphate receptor 3-like produces MENVIKEGMNTVIINHYNHSGKLDRPRNGGVCKTVLLLIICMLIILENIMVLLAIWRNKRFHSRMYLLIGNLALSDLLAGVAYVVNIFTSGSKTFYLTPEQWLAREGSMFVALSASTCSLLAIGIERHMTMVRLRPNETTGRGRLLVMLAACWVVSVLLGALPSLGWNCLNNLDSCSTVLPLYAESYIAFCISVFSALLVAIIILYIRIYRLVTSSGRRVSSRPSDCSLVLLRTVVIVLGVFVVCWTPLFVLLLLDVGCSPQRCEVLYQVDWFITLAVLNSALNPLIYTLSSREMRGAFYNLLCCSQTSMEPCGSPALGNPPLGTIIPTVENSRTSLGGGGGSGTCKSALKIPGPTNSDNKHADPSPTTVLHPPGPADLLSAVLVKAGALPSLSKF; encoded by the coding sequence ATGGAGAATGTTATCAAGGAGGGGATGAACACTGTCATCATCAACCACTACAACCACTCGGGGAAGTTGGACCGACCTCGTAACGGGGGCGTCTGCAAGACGGTGTTGCTGCTAATCATCTGCATGCTCATCATTCTGGAGAACATAATGGTTCTGCTCGCTATCTGGAGGAACAAGCGCTTCCACAGCCGAATGTACCTGCTCATTGGAAACCTGGCGTTGTCTGACCTTCTGGCTGGTGTGGCCTATGTGGTAAATATCTTCACCTCGGGGAGTAAGACCTTCTACCTGACGCCAGAGCAATGGCTGGCTAGAGAGGGAAGCATGTTTGTGGCCCTCAGCGCCTCCACCTGCAGTCTCCTGGCCATTGGCATTGAGAGGCACATGACAATGGTGCGTCTGCGGCCCAATGAAACAACCGGACGAGGAAGACTCCTGGTAATGCTGGCAGCATGCTGGGTTGTGTCTGTGCTCCTCGGGGCCCTGCCCAGTCTGGGCTGGAACTGCCTGAACAATCTGGATTCCTGCTCCACAGTTCTGCCATTGTACGCTGAAAGTTACATTGCCTTCTGCATTAGTGTTTTCAGCGCGCTGCTGGTTGCTATTATCATTCTCTACATAAGGATTTACCGTCTGGTGACCTCCAGCGGCCGCAGGGTGAGCAGCCGGCCTTCAGACTGCTCTCTGGTCCTGCTGCGGACGGTTGTGATTGTTCTTGGGGTGTTTGTCGTTTGCTGGACCCCCTTATTCGTTCTGCTCCTGCTCGATGTCGGTTGCAGCCCGCAAAGGTGCGAGGTCCTCTACCAGGTAGACTGGTTCATCACCCTGGCCGTGCTCAACTCTGCCCTCAACCCTCTGATATACACTCTGTCCAGCAGGGAGATGAGAGGAGCTTTCTATAATTTACTCTGCTGCTCTCAAACCAGCATGGAGCCATGTGGGTCTCCTGCACTGGGTAACCCTCCTCTGGGCACCATTATCCCCACAGTGGAAAACAGCAGGACCAGTTTGGGTGGAGGTGGAGGCAGTGGGACCTGCAAGTCCGCTCTAAAGATTCCTGGACCAACAAACTCCGACAATAAACATGCAGATCCTTCTCCCACTACAGTGCTTCACCCGCCTGGGCCGGCGGACCTGCTCTCAGCTGTGCTTGTGAAGGCGGGGGCACTGCCGTCCCTCAGCAAGTTCTGA